In Chryseobacterium oranimense, a single window of DNA contains:
- a CDS encoding NUDIX hydrolase, with amino-acid sequence MYKVFVNEKKLLLSKHPGNLEKELRYESFTTLEIALDLLENTSVKELNVFGENIEEIWDEFQKLFRIIEAAGGLVNNPEGDLLFIKRLGKWDLPKGKMEKGESREESAVREIEEETGLKDVELVKFINTTYHIYIERNGEKILKCTHWFEMNFNGEDTSKPQIEEGITEVAWKNTTQIEDEVFPSTFQNIKLIVEEFWNSK; translated from the coding sequence ATGTATAAAGTTTTTGTGAACGAAAAAAAATTATTGCTGTCTAAGCATCCTGGGAATCTTGAAAAAGAGCTTAGGTACGAAAGTTTCACAACTTTAGAGATTGCATTGGATCTTTTGGAAAACACCTCGGTAAAAGAGCTGAATGTTTTCGGTGAGAATATTGAAGAAATCTGGGACGAGTTTCAAAAGCTCTTCAGAATCATAGAAGCAGCCGGTGGACTTGTCAATAATCCTGAGGGAGATCTGCTTTTCATTAAAAGATTAGGCAAATGGGATCTTCCCAAGGGTAAAATGGAGAAGGGCGAATCCCGCGAAGAATCTGCTGTAAGGGAGATTGAGGAAGAAACCGGATTGAAAGATGTGGAACTCGTGAAATTCATTAATACCACCTATCATATTTATATTGAAAGAAACGGTGAAAAAATTCTTAAATGCACGCATTGGTTTGAAATGAACTTTAATGGTGAAGACACTTCAAAACCACAGATAGAAGAAGGAATTACTGAAGTAGCCTGGAAAAACACGACACAAATTGAAGATGAAGTTTTCCCAAGCACTTTCCAGAATATTAAACTGATTGTAGAAGAATTCTGGAATTCTAAATAA
- a CDS encoding SRPBCC family protein — protein sequence MNLEGRKIIVNKSSKELSEILKYPENYKDFMPDGLQKFETRDNGFKFGLQGMPEIALKIDEVDEQKAVLKSASSSLDFSLTATLNPVSENQTEVQMLFEGKFNPFIKMMVEKPLQNFINTLTDKIEAYK from the coding sequence ATGAATTTAGAAGGACGAAAAATTATTGTTAATAAATCATCTAAAGAGCTGTCTGAAATATTAAAATATCCTGAAAACTACAAAGATTTTATGCCGGACGGTCTTCAGAAATTTGAAACAAGAGATAACGGTTTTAAATTCGGACTTCAGGGAATGCCGGAAATCGCTTTGAAAATAGATGAGGTGGATGAGCAGAAAGCTGTTTTGAAGTCAGCAAGTTCAAGCCTTGATTTTTCATTAACAGCTACTTTAAACCCGGTGAGCGAAAATCAAACTGAGGTTCAGATGCTTTTTGAAGGAAAATTCAATCCTTTTATCAAAATGATGGTAGAAAAGCCGCTTCAGAACTTCATTAATACTTTAACAGACAAGATAGAAGCTTATAAATAA
- a CDS encoding anhydro-N-acetylmuramic acid kinase, which translates to MRVQAIGLMSGTSLDGLDICFAAFEKNNGWNFQILYAETISYSEEWEKKLRNSIHLSSEELLELHSEYGFYLGQKVREFIDRNHLQNIDLIASHGHTVFHQPKKKFTLQIGDGRAIRIEAGLPVVYDFRSQDVLMGGNGAPLVPIGDELLFSEYDACLNLGGFSNISLKQNNRRIAFDIAPVNIVLNKLARKFNKNFDENGDLARIGTLNEILLEKLNTLDFYSQPHPKSLGIEWCNEFIFPLLENIQAEDAITTFTEHVAQQISNIINQNSLKNVLCTGGGSYNTCLIEKIREKTESRIIIPEKDILEHKEALIFAFMGVLRMNNEINVLSSATGSAEDHCSGVLA; encoded by the coding sequence ATGAGAGTTCAGGCTATCGGACTCATGTCCGGAACCAGTCTGGACGGTCTGGATATATGTTTTGCCGCTTTTGAAAAAAACAATGGCTGGAATTTTCAGATCTTGTATGCTGAGACCATTTCCTACTCTGAGGAATGGGAAAAAAAACTCAGAAATTCCATTCATTTATCTTCAGAAGAATTACTGGAGCTTCACTCGGAATATGGTTTTTATCTGGGACAGAAGGTCAGGGAATTTATCGACCGTAATCATCTTCAGAATATTGACCTCATTGCCTCTCACGGCCATACTGTTTTTCACCAGCCAAAAAAGAAATTCACTCTACAGATCGGTGACGGCAGAGCCATAAGAATAGAAGCCGGACTTCCTGTTGTCTACGATTTCAGAAGCCAGGATGTGCTTATGGGTGGAAACGGAGCTCCTTTGGTTCCTATCGGGGACGAACTGCTTTTCTCCGAATATGATGCATGCCTGAATCTGGGAGGCTTCTCCAATATCTCTTTAAAACAAAATAACAGAAGAATCGCTTTTGATATCGCACCTGTGAACATTGTCTTAAATAAGCTGGCCCGGAAATTCAATAAAAATTTTGACGAAAATGGGGATCTTGCAAGGATAGGCACACTTAATGAGATACTTTTAGAGAAGTTGAACACCCTGGATTTTTACAGCCAGCCTCATCCCAAATCTTTAGGGATTGAATGGTGCAATGAGTTTATTTTTCCCCTTTTGGAAAATATTCAGGCTGAGGATGCCATTACCACTTTCACGGAGCATGTGGCACAGCAGATCTCAAATATTATCAATCAAAACAGTTTAAAAAATGTGCTCTGCACCGGCGGAGGAAGCTACAATACCTGTCTTATTGAAAAGATCAGAGAAAAAACAGAATCCCGGATCATCATTCCGGAAAAAGATATTCTTGAACATAAAGAAGCGCTGATCTTTGCCTTTATGGGAGTTTTAAGGATGAATAACGAGATCAATGTCCTTTCTTCTGCAACAGGCAGTGCTGAAGATCACTGCTCAGGAGTATTGGCATAA